The window CTAAACTACTCTCGTCGTCGCCTTCCGGTGACGTTCGCGCTCCGGCCGTGAACCGACAGACTGGCTGCTCCCATCCACAATAAACAACTCGATCAGTCCGAGTTACTCCGCTTGTGCTGGTCAGCTTTCCACACGGGAAATATATCCAGGCTACGTCAAGTTCCAGACTACGTCAAGTTACGACACCGCTCGAGCGGTGCCCCTCGAAAAACTGCTGTCTTCCGACTCCGACTTTAGATTCGAAAGCTCGCGGTGGGTTGCGCTGTGGAATCAGCGGGGCGTCTCGTGGCCTGCCGTCGGGTTCAGTTCACTCATCCGTCAGTGTGCGTGACGTCGGTCGAATTGGACGCCGACGTGGTACTCGATCCCCGTCGCCCGAACGCGCAGTGGCCCTCGAGATGGAAAGACAATTGGCCGCTCGCTCCCAACTCCGGTCAATGCGTATCGCCGTCCCCAACAAGGGCCGCCTGCACGATCCGACGATCGACTTACTCGAGCGGGCCGGTCTCCATCTGGAGAACGGGGCCGCCAGGAAACTGTACGCCGACACCGTCGACCCCGAGGTGACGATCCTCTTCGCTCGAGCTGCCGACATCCCCGAGTACATCGCCGACGGTGCGGCCGACATCGGGATCACGGGCCTCGATCAGATGCGAGAGGCGAACGTCGAGTCCGTCGACGAGTTACTCGACCTCGCGTTCGGGCGCTGTCGCCTCGTCCTCGCCGCTCCCGAAGACGGTGACATCGACACCGTCGACGCGCTCGAGGGAAAAACCGTCGCCACGGAGTTCCCCAACGTCACCCGCGCATTCTTCGCGGAGCACGGCCTCAGCCCGACGATCGTCGAAGTGACGGGCGCGACCGAACTCACTCCCCACGTCGAGATGGCCGACGCAATCGTCGACATAACGAGCACGGGGACGACGCTCAAAATGAACCGCCTCGCCATCATCGAGGAGGTGCTCGCGAGTTCCGTCCGGCTGTTCGCCCACGAGGACGTCCGCGAGGAGCCGAAAGTTCAGGAGATTAAAACGGCGCTCTCGTCCGTCCTCGCCGCCGACGGCAAGCGCTACCTGATGATGAACGTCCCCAGGGATCGACTCGAGGACGTTCGCGACGTGATCCCCGGGATGGGTGGGCCGACGATCATGGACATCGCCAACGGCGGCGGCGAGAAGGTGGCCGTCCACGCCGTCGTCGACGAACGGGACGTTTTCGAGACGATTACCGAGGTCAAAACGGCCGGCGCGAGCGATATTCTCGTCACCGAAATCGAACGCCTCGTCGAATAGCGTACGGTACACCGACTCGGCGGGCGTCGCGTGCCGGCTTCAGAACGTTCATTGCGCTTCCACATCACATCCCAGCAGTGAGCGACGAGCACAGTTACTCGAGTGACGAATCCGACGGCTCGAGTACCGACTCCGCTCCCGATCGGTCGATAGTGACCGACGGTGGAGGGGAACGCGGGGACGACTCGAGCGGGGTCGACGGTGGCTCGAGCGGGGGTGACGGTACCTCGAGCGGCGACCCGTCCGGTTCGGACGATGACGTCTCGGTTGGTTCGAACGGCGACGCCACGTCCGATTCGAGTACTGAGGCGTCGTCCGACTCGACCGGCGACGAAGCTCCTCGAGACTCGATCACCGAGGGGAGTCTCGTTCGCCCGCTCTTTCACCTCGCCTGGCCCATCGTCGTCATTCAGCTGTTGCAGGTCACCTACAACGTCGTCGACACCCTCTATCTCGGCCGGCTCTCCGCCGAGGCCGTCGGCGCGATCAGCCTCGCGTTCCCCCTGATCTTCCTGCTGATCGCCGTCGCCGGCGGCTTCACCACCGCGGGGGCGATCCTGGTCGCCCAGTACACCGGCGCGAGCGGCGACCGCTCGGCCGGCCTCGTCGCCGGGCAAACGCTCTCGTTCGTCGCCTTCCTCTCGGTGTTCATCGGCGTCGGTGGCTACTTCTACACCCGCCCGGCGCTCGAGTTGCTCCCCAGCGACCCGGACACGGCCGCGACCGTGATCCCGCTCGCCGCCGACTACATGGAGATCATCTTCCTGGGGATCCCCCTCATGTTCGGCTTCTTCGTCTTCTCCGCGTTGATGCGGGGGTACGGCGACACCCGAACACCGATGCTCGTGATGGTCGTCTCGGTCGTCATCAACGTCGTCCTCGACCCGTTCCTCATCTTCGGCTTCGCCGACAACCCGCTGTTCACCTGGCTCGGCCTCCAGGGGCTCGAGGCTGCCATCTACGCCCAGACCGGCTTCACCGGCTTCGGCATCCAGGGGGCCGCCCTGGCGACGATCCTCGCCCGCGGCGTGGCGACCGGGATCGGCCTCTGGATTCTCTTCACGACGGCCAGTGGCCCGGCCGTCACCCTCGAGCACCTGTACCCGGATCTCGAGTTTATTCTGGATATCGTCCGTCTGGGCGTTCCAAGTACGCTCGAACAGACCACGAGCGCGATGGCCATGATCACGCTGACGGCGATGGTCGTCACGTTCTCACCGCCGGTCGTCGCCGCCTACGGGCTCGGCAACCGGCTGATCTCGCTCGTCTTCCTGCCAGCGATGGGGTTGGGTCGGGCGATCGACACGATGGTAGGCCAGAACCTCGGGGCCGACCGGAGCGACCGCGCCGAGCGCTCGGTTTGGCTCGCCGCCTCGACGGGTGCCGGGGTGATGCTCGTCGTCGCCGTGATCGCGGTTGCGTTCACCGAACCGATCGTCAGCGTCTTCCTCGGGGACGTCCCCGACGCGCCAGCGACGATCGCCTACGGAGTCGAGTACGTCCAGATTCGCTCCGTCGAGTTCGCCTTCATCGGCGTCTCACAGGTAATCCTCGGGGCGTTCCGTGGCGCCGGGAACACGAAGACCGCTATGGTGATATCGATGCTCACGCTGTGGGTCGGCCGCGTCGTGAGCGTCCTCGTCCTGGCGCTGTCGTGGTCGATCACGCTCCCCGTCGTGGGAATCACCGTCGCCGCACTCGACTGGGGGGCGACCGGTATCTGGGTCGGCATGGCCCTCGGCAACGTCCTCGGTGCCATCGTCGGCGTCGTCTGGTTCACTCGCGGCACGTGGAAGGAGAAGTACATCGACGACGCCGATGTCGAAGACGAGCCGACCCGAGCGGCGGATGGACAGGAACTCGAAGGGACACCACAGGAAGACTAGCGGTCTAGTACCTCTCTACGCCGCCCTGTGAGTTCGTCCGGTCTTCGGCTTCTGATTCCGATTCAGCGTGAGAGTCGGCTTCGGACACTCTCTCGCGGCCGCGGACGTCCCACGGCACCTCGTCGGCTCGAGACGGGTGGACGTTGACCGCTCCGTCCCGGTAGGGATCGGTTTCCGGATCGTAGTCGAGTTCGCTCCGGGTTAGCAGATAGATGATGAAGCCATACACGGGGACGAACAGGACAATCAACGCCCACCGGCGCGGATTCTTCATGCCGATGTCGGTCGCGTCGTAGTAGGTGAACGCCGACAGTAAAACGAGGACGAACACCGGGATGAAGACGAGTGCGACGAGCAACAGCGTGCTCATACGGGATCTTCGAGGCGGAGCGACGTAAAGCGATTGCCTCGACTGATGCAAAGAGTGGGGTGATCTCGTTCGAGCGGCATTCGTCACGCTCGGATCGACCCCCGCCGTCGCCATTTTTTAGCTGAAAGTAGGTGCTAAGCCCCCTTCCTCAGCGAACGCCGACCGAACGGGAGGCGTGAGCAGGGAGGGGATACAGCGCCGCACAGTTCTCAAACACGTCTGTTGCTCGGCCCACAGGCCAACGCTTCATCGAAGCTATTATACGTGTAACGTGCATAGTGTGCATTACGGTGAAACGGAAGACAATCACTATCCGAGAGGATCAAGACGAGTGGATAGAGGATCAACACCTCAACCTCTCGTCGTTCATCCGAGAGAAACTGGACGAACTAATTGAAGAACGGGAGTAACGGATGTACTACGCCTACAAGTACCGTCTCAATCCGTCCGACGCCCACCGTGAGGAGTTGAACCGCCACCGTGAGGAGTTGAACCGCCACCGTGAGGAGTTGAACCGCCACCGAGACATTTGTAGGCAACTGTACAATCACGCGCTCTATCGCTTCGACCAAATCCCCAAGGACGCAGGCACGCTCAATCAACGCGTCCGGTCTATACGAGACGAAATCCCGTCCCTGAAAGATTGGTGGGATGACCTTTCGAACGTGTACTCGACAGTTCTGCAAACGGCGGTCATGCGAATCGAGCAGAACGTCAAAGGCCTCTCCGCACTCAAGAAAAACGGCTACGGCGTCGGCCAACTCACGTGGAAGCCGCCACGGGAGTTTCGCAGTTTCACGTACAGTCAGTCTGGCTTCAAGCTCGACAAGAAGGGCGGTCAGACTGTCCTATCACTCTCGAAACTTGCGGACATACCGATACGGCTTCACCGCGCCATCCCCGACGACGCCACACTCAAGCAGGTCACGCTCAAGAAAGAGCCGACGGGCGAGTGGTTTGCCACGTTCGGTATCGAAATGAACCGTGAACCTCCTGAACTGCCCGATACTCCCGAGAAGTGCGTCGGTATCGACGTGGGGGATTCTCACGTATGCCCACGATACGGACGGCACGGCGGTCGGGTCGCTCGACCTCTCGAACGAACGTGAACGCTTGGAACGCAAGCAACGGAAGCTCTCGCGGAAGCAACACGGGTCGAACAACTACGAGAAGCAAAGACGGCGCGTAGCGAAGTGTCACGCCAACCTCCGACGGAAGCGCCGCGACTTCTTGCACAAACTCTCGGCGTACTACGCTCGGGAGTATGACCTCGTGGCAGTCGAAGACCTGAACGTCAAGGGGATGATGGAATCGCCGTCGAACAGCCGCAACACCGCCTCTGCCGCGTGGCGAACGTTCCTCTCGTTGCTTGAATACAAGTGCGAACGCGAGGGAACACACTTCGTGGCGGTCAACCCGAGAGGGACGACTAAGGAGTGCGCGTCCTGCGGCGTCTCGACTGACAAGCCGTTGTGGGTTCGTGAACATTCCTGCCCCGCTTGCGGGTTTGAGGCGGACAGGGACGCAAATGCGGCGTGGAACGTTCTTTCTCGCGGTATCATGAAGCTATTAGGAGTGGGATGCTCCGAATCAACGCCTGTGGAGACTGCGCTCCCTGTGGAGACACCTGTATCTGCAAAGCGCGTCGTGGAAACAGGAAGCCCCTCCCTCAAGCGCGGGCCGTTAGGCGAGCGATAGGGTGGGGTAGTTCACTCTCGCCGTCGAATCACGCGTATGGCGGCCGAAACCGACGACACGGTACGTGTCTGGCTCGTCGAACGAACGTACTCCGACGACGAGCAGAACCTCATCATCCTCACCTACGCCACCACCGATGGCGAGCGGTACTTCCGCAAGGAGCGAGCGCTCACCTCCTTCACCGACGTTCGTGACACGACCGCCGCCGTCGAGGCCGAGCGGGATAATCTAGGCACCGTCGACGACCCCGAATTGCACAAGCAGTACGCGACCGAGGCGAC of the Natronosalvus vescus genome contains:
- the hisG gene encoding ATP phosphoribosyltransferase; this translates as MRIAVPNKGRLHDPTIDLLERAGLHLENGAARKLYADTVDPEVTILFARAADIPEYIADGAADIGITGLDQMREANVESVDELLDLAFGRCRLVLAAPEDGDIDTVDALEGKTVATEFPNVTRAFFAEHGLSPTIVEVTGATELTPHVEMADAIVDITSTGTTLKMNRLAIIEEVLASSVRLFAHEDVREEPKVQEIKTALSSVLAADGKRYLMMNVPRDRLEDVRDVIPGMGGPTIMDIANGGGEKVAVHAVVDERDVFETITEVKTAGASDILVTEIERLVE
- a CDS encoding MATE family efflux transporter, with protein sequence MTDGGGERGDDSSGVDGGSSGGDGTSSGDPSGSDDDVSVGSNGDATSDSSTEASSDSTGDEAPRDSITEGSLVRPLFHLAWPIVVIQLLQVTYNVVDTLYLGRLSAEAVGAISLAFPLIFLLIAVAGGFTTAGAILVAQYTGASGDRSAGLVAGQTLSFVAFLSVFIGVGGYFYTRPALELLPSDPDTAATVIPLAADYMEIIFLGIPLMFGFFVFSALMRGYGDTRTPMLVMVVSVVINVVLDPFLIFGFADNPLFTWLGLQGLEAAIYAQTGFTGFGIQGAALATILARGVATGIGLWILFTTASGPAVTLEHLYPDLEFILDIVRLGVPSTLEQTTSAMAMITLTAMVVTFSPPVVAAYGLGNRLISLVFLPAMGLGRAIDTMVGQNLGADRSDRAERSVWLAASTGAGVMLVVAVIAVAFTEPIVSVFLGDVPDAPATIAYGVEYVQIRSVEFAFIGVSQVILGAFRGAGNTKTAMVISMLTLWVGRVVSVLVLALSWSITLPVVGITVAALDWGATGIWVGMALGNVLGAIVGVVWFTRGTWKEKYIDDADVEDEPTRAADGQELEGTPQED
- a CDS encoding PLD nuclease N-terminal domain-containing protein, producing MSTLLLVALVFIPVFVLVLLSAFTYYDATDIGMKNPRRWALIVLFVPVYGFIIYLLTRSELDYDPETDPYRDGAVNVHPSRADEVPWDVRGRERVSEADSHAESESEAEDRTNSQGGVERY